In bacterium, a genomic segment contains:
- a CDS encoding TIGR02147 family protein: MPKSASPVNLFDYKDYRKFLHDWFIAAKSARGSFSYRAFSMRAGFSSPNFLKLVMEGQRNLTEESLPKFMQGLKLNKQEQDFFTNLVFFTQADTHEKKDFYYKKLLQSKKYSELKPLEKEQYNYYATWYNPVIRELIVSKDFDGTPEWLASKIFPAITPQQAAKSIEVLEKLGFIEKTASGRYKQASPLVTTGPESLSLVLLNYHKNLLELSQTIMPITPSDTRDVSSLTLGIAKGRMAQLKKKIQEFRQEVLKLVSNDTEPEEVVLLNMQLLPVTMEGAKQPFLAPADKAGTK; encoded by the coding sequence ATGCCAAAGTCAGCATCACCAGTAAACTTATTTGACTACAAAGACTACCGCAAATTTTTGCACGATTGGTTTATTGCTGCTAAATCTGCCCGTGGGTCTTTTTCGTACCGGGCGTTTTCGATGCGCGCCGGATTTTCTTCCCCCAATTTTTTAAAACTGGTGATGGAAGGCCAACGCAACCTTACCGAAGAAAGCTTGCCCAAGTTTATGCAGGGCTTAAAGCTTAACAAGCAAGAGCAGGATTTTTTTACTAATTTGGTGTTTTTTACGCAGGCCGATACGCACGAGAAAAAAGATTTTTATTACAAAAAACTGCTGCAGTCTAAAAAATATTCCGAGCTCAAACCGCTGGAAAAAGAGCAGTACAACTATTACGCCACCTGGTACAACCCCGTTATTCGAGAATTAATTGTTTCCAAAGATTTTGACGGCACACCCGAATGGCTGGCCTCCAAAATATTCCCGGCTATCACCCCGCAACAGGCCGCAAAATCTATTGAGGTGCTCGAAAAACTGGGCTTTATTGAAAAAACCGCCAGCGGCCGCTACAAACAGGCTTCTCCTTTAGTGACTACAGGACCCGAATCGCTCTCACTTGTCCTCTTGAATTATCATAAAAACCTGCTAGAGCTCTCCCAAACCATCATGCCAATCACTCCCAGCGACACACGGGATGTATCGTCGCTTACCTTAGGAATTGCTAAAGGCCGGATGGCGCAACTTAAGAAAAAGATTCAGGAATTTCGGCAGGAGGTTTTAAAACTGGTATCTAACGATACCGAACCCGAAGAGGTGGTACTCCTTAATATGCAGCTTCTCCCCGTTACTATGGAAGGAGCCAAGCAACCTTTTTTAGCCCCTGCCGATAAGGCAGGAACCAAATAG
- a CDS encoding DTW domain-containing protein — protein sequence MALEVCMCALLPKLKVNTSVVVVMQYGEFRNMSNTGFFIPKVVPDAIIRYRGHINQIPLQVDDLVTDEFENLLLFPHDSAPVLTQDLCKTFTKPVRLFVPDGTWSQALKIVKKTPVLKEMRRVVVPMDAPSLYHLRRNQREGGMCTFEAISRALGVLEGSEVRVQMDAFFKELMRRIRVLQGLEK from the coding sequence ATGGCGCTAGAAGTATGCATGTGCGCGCTTTTACCTAAGCTTAAAGTGAATACCAGTGTGGTGGTGGTGATGCAGTATGGGGAGTTTCGCAACATGTCGAACACGGGATTTTTTATTCCCAAGGTGGTGCCGGATGCCATCATCCGTTATCGTGGGCATATCAATCAAATTCCTCTACAGGTTGATGATTTAGTGACGGATGAATTTGAAAATTTGCTGCTATTTCCGCACGATAGTGCTCCGGTGTTAACGCAAGATCTATGTAAAACTTTTACCAAACCGGTGCGGCTTTTTGTGCCGGATGGGACGTGGTCGCAGGCGCTCAAGATAGTTAAAAAAACTCCTGTGCTTAAAGAAATGCGACGTGTGGTGGTGCCCATGGATGCGCCGTCGCTTTATCATTTGCGCCGTAACCAGCGGGAAGGGGGGATGTGTACCTTTGAAGCCATTAGCCGTGCTTTGGGAGTTTTGGAAGGCTCAGAAGTACGTGTGCAGATGGATGCTTTTTTTAAAGAACTCATGCGGCGTATTAGAGTGTTGCAAGGGCTAGAGAAGTAA
- a CDS encoding GNAT family N-acetyltransferase: protein MGNPTLTIEQARALAQGFISAEQVEPQISDDLGINFTELAHELALAARDGLIPDDLANRAYQAAQALQQLTALYPSLVSGSQFRGLEYFVVRSQIPSLVEEPYGLLELSYTDALNFIRNLFDADTREASARVSRPLPRERLTALAQYEFDLAEDELRNKEIEEDDLVIRQGNEAEISTLIAENILHASGNSVSLDFFVERDGKVVAEYDFETENTADGLVVTLKFGFVLPEYRYQGIGDLMEKTLMTAALRAAYHMETSVVFVHSIVYNPYLQKLYSSSSLFRLLTEEVFDEVTLRRDTRRTLVHQLEEDAPSYFYKISAVTIQDLDVLIRVQTPQQVEMDVVAPVEGNDRPLFRKEVTVWDNLFVDPNLSEEEKARRALNFVDDVMRMSPQELRDAYYAMPPDERRVLSAWPETPEYEGRFGISIYFLMPAIMSSRSSDDKLKVLSAILKLWQVDNPSQVNEKNERNGVFGNWLDGIFKKSLPQWVTSFEEMQMLYVNLRGQADTTEAYDVLCGDWGLRPAPGVKGSVYYGTYQSAEVFGMAGAILRGGLRFVENEDDFNKWYRAVEELRVIAYGLSGIEHNEVRAFSFEEDAIIALREKGLALPPVLERHLVYFDQAMRIYPRPQSFPAYMDAVRSYTAHMDLIDYYLNHPDSTGVMRDDYEMWEAVRRELMLADLLDQARVLDWICADKNRDKILEKIRTLYVAGNPLETRDNIYRLINDEPEGPKDPSPGGGGGSRAATSSQETPIASREQDAPSRSEGTKNSLPRSLNELWEEIKIDPQNYDNDYERYMATRRALAVSGDKETYQLIDTVSASVRFSLRTSNMGEREAGIILTVFDAVLSDRSNNLESLKLTVGTETLSALVALSWQLRKERIVEEETRITAERARAEEEATREERERAAELLREAR, encoded by the coding sequence ATGGGCAATCCTACACTTACAATTGAACAAGCACGGGCGTTGGCGCAGGGTTTTATAAGTGCCGAGCAAGTGGAACCTCAAATTAGCGATGATTTGGGTATTAATTTTACCGAACTGGCGCACGAGTTAGCTCTGGCGGCGCGTGACGGATTGATTCCGGATGATTTGGCCAATCGTGCGTACCAAGCCGCCCAAGCCTTACAACAGTTAACGGCTCTATATCCCTCTCTTGTTAGCGGTTCCCAATTTAGGGGGCTTGAGTATTTTGTGGTTCGGTCTCAAATTCCGTCTCTAGTTGAGGAACCTTATGGTTTGTTAGAGTTGTCTTATACCGATGCTTTAAATTTTATTCGTAATCTTTTTGATGCCGATACACGGGAGGCATCTGCGCGCGTTTCTAGGCCTCTTCCCAGAGAACGTTTAACAGCTCTAGCTCAATATGAATTTGATTTGGCTGAAGATGAATTACGCAATAAAGAAATTGAAGAAGATGATTTGGTTATTAGGCAGGGTAATGAAGCCGAAATTTCTACATTAATTGCCGAAAATATTTTGCACGCCAGTGGGAACTCTGTGAGTTTAGATTTTTTTGTTGAGAGAGACGGAAAAGTTGTTGCCGAATATGATTTTGAAACAGAAAACACAGCCGATGGATTAGTGGTAACGCTCAAATTTGGTTTTGTTCTCCCTGAATATAGATATCAGGGAATTGGTGATTTAATGGAAAAAACTTTGATGACAGCAGCCTTAAGGGCTGCATATCATATGGAGACCTCCGTAGTTTTTGTTCATTCAATAGTTTATAATCCTTATTTACAAAAACTATACAGTAGCTCTTCGTTGTTTAGGCTTCTAACCGAAGAAGTTTTTGATGAGGTTACATTACGGCGAGATACAAGAAGAACTTTAGTTCATCAATTAGAAGAAGATGCGCCTTCCTATTTTTATAAAATTTCTGCTGTTACTATTCAAGATTTAGATGTGTTGATAAGAGTGCAAACCCCTCAACAAGTAGAAATGGATGTTGTGGCTCCGGTTGAGGGAAATGATAGACCTTTATTTCGTAAAGAGGTGACGGTATGGGATAATTTATTTGTAGATCCCAATTTGTCGGAAGAAGAAAAAGCAAGAAGAGCCTTAAATTTTGTGGACGACGTTATGCGGATGAGCCCTCAAGAGTTGAGGGACGCTTATTACGCCATGCCGCCAGATGAGCGTCGCGTGCTCAGTGCCTGGCCAGAAACCCCTGAATATGAAGGGCGTTTTGGAATATCTATTTATTTTCTTATGCCTGCTATTATGAGCTCTCGCTCGTCTGATGATAAATTAAAAGTTTTGTCCGCTATTCTTAAGTTGTGGCAAGTTGATAACCCCAGCCAAGTGAATGAAAAAAATGAACGTAACGGAGTTTTTGGAAATTGGTTGGATGGGATTTTTAAAAAATCATTGCCCCAGTGGGTTACTTCCTTTGAAGAAATGCAAATGCTGTATGTTAATCTGCGTGGACAGGCCGACACCACCGAGGCTTATGATGTTTTATGTGGTGATTGGGGCCTAAGACCCGCTCCTGGAGTAAAGGGTTCTGTCTATTACGGTACTTATCAATCGGCGGAAGTTTTTGGGATGGCGGGTGCAATTTTACGAGGAGGTCTTCGTTTTGTTGAGAATGAAGACGATTTTAATAAATGGTACAGGGCTGTTGAAGAGTTGAGAGTAATTGCCTATGGCTTAAGTGGTATAGAACATAACGAAGTGAGAGCTTTTTCGTTTGAAGAAGATGCCATTATTGCACTGAGGGAAAAAGGGTTAGCATTACCACCCGTATTAGAAAGACATCTTGTTTATTTTGATCAAGCCATGCGTATTTATCCGCGTCCGCAAAGTTTTCCTGCTTACATGGATGCCGTACGTAGTTATACGGCTCATATGGATTTAATTGATTATTATCTGAATCATCCCGATTCTACGGGTGTTATGCGTGACGACTATGAAATGTGGGAGGCTGTAAGGCGCGAGCTGATGCTGGCTGATCTTTTAGATCAGGCACGTGTGTTGGATTGGATATGTGCCGATAAAAACCGTGATAAGATTTTAGAAAAAATAAGAACGTTGTATGTGGCCGGTAACCCACTTGAAACGCGCGATAATATCTATCGGTTAATTAATGATGAGCCTGAAGGTCCCAAAGATCCGTCCCCCGGTGGAGGTGGCGGTTCTCGTGCTGCAACGTCTTCTCAAGAAACACCCATAGCGTCTCGTGAGCAAGATGCGCCTTCTCGTTCTGAAGGCACTAAAAATTCGCTCCCTCGTTCTTTGAATGAATTATGGGAAGAAATAAAAATAGATCCTCAAAATTACGATAATGATTACGAACGTTATATGGCCACCCGGCGCGCGTTAGCCGTTAGCGGAGATAAAGAAACGTATCAACTGATAGATACGGTATCGGCTTCGGTGCGTTTTAGTTTAAGAACCAGCAATATGGGCGAAAGAGAAGCGGGTATTATTTTAACTGTTTTTGATGCTGTTTTGAGTGATCGGTCCAATAATTTAGAAAGTTTAAAACTGACGGTAGGTACCGAGACTCTATCGGCCTTGGTGGCGTTGTCTTGGCAATTACGCAAAGAACGTATTGTGGAAGAAGAAACCCGCATCACAGCCGAAAGAGCCCGCGCTGAGGAAGAAGCCACCCGGGAAGAACGAGAAAGAGCCGCGGAATTATTGAGAGAAGCCCGTTAA
- a CDS encoding Ig-like domain-containing protein has translation MKPTSLLTKAGLIAGLIFTVACGSAGSGSSSDGTRSLTGSVDGGAGSVSTRSAGGAPDCVADTVIATSSSSDTITADVATDCSFSMSLNLDTAYILSFAKDDAFVATLIFDSGAVGLSTSTINVTIGSSAIDLGLITFSGTVATPTNNPLHDCDSDDDGTDDYDDNDDDGDGHHDLDEDDCDYDGYSDDYDDDSSCSSETHDGDYFRRVKPHSGDGDVDLDQTIKAYPTCEVDESSITSETFTVEDGDGNPVSCTYTVSSDDDMSIRCEHDTPLTANTDYTVHIEGVTCVGGDPIEGVTFTFTTQDGESDGSSGEDELDDNSGHGGDDNSDDDSDDHGDDSSDDDSDD, from the coding sequence ATGAAACCCACATCATTATTAACCAAGGCAGGTCTTATTGCCGGCCTTATTTTTACCGTAGCCTGCGGCAGCGCAGGCTCGGGATCATCAAGCGATGGAACACGTAGTTTAACAGGAAGCGTAGACGGAGGTGCGGGTAGCGTTTCTACACGTAGCGCCGGCGGCGCTCCCGATTGCGTGGCCGATACTGTTATTGCTACCTCCTCATCTAGCGACACCATTACAGCTGATGTTGCAACAGACTGCTCATTTAGCATGAGCTTAAACCTAGACACTGCTTACATTTTAAGCTTTGCCAAAGACGATGCCTTTGTGGCCACTCTCATTTTTGATTCGGGTGCTGTAGGCTTAAGCACTTCTACCATCAACGTAACTATTGGCAGCAGCGCTATCGACTTAGGGCTCATCACCTTTAGCGGTACAGTAGCTACCCCAACCAATAATCCCTTGCACGATTGTGATTCAGATGATGATGGAACCGATGATTATGATGATAACGATGATGACGGTGACGGACATCACGATTTAGATGAAGATGATTGCGACTACGACGGCTATTCGGATGATTACGATGATGATTCTTCATGCTCATCCGAAACACATGATGGCGACTACTTTCGCCGTGTAAAACCGCATAGCGGCGATGGTGATGTGGATTTGGATCAAACCATTAAAGCCTATCCTACCTGCGAAGTAGATGAAAGCAGCATTACTTCTGAAACCTTTACGGTGGAAGATGGTGACGGGAATCCCGTTAGTTGCACTTACACGGTTTCCAGCGATGACGACATGAGTATCCGTTGCGAACATGACACCCCTTTAACAGCTAACACCGATTACACAGTACATATTGAAGGTGTCACATGCGTAGGAGGAGATCCAATTGAAGGTGTAACCTTTACTTTTACCACTCAAGATGGTGAAAGCGATGGATCAAGTGGCGAAGACGAATTAGATGATAATTCGGGCCACGGCGGCGATGACAATTCGGATGACGATTCCGACGACCATGGTGACGATTCTAGCGATGACGATAGTGATGACTAA
- a CDS encoding Ig-like domain-containing protein, with translation MKHFFYILFLLFILNACGSAGGVEAGNPPDLPTTRNVIGTLTGPGASITATSRTIGDDCGADTLIATNSLAETITASVGSDCSFSITLDIGKAYALALLKDDTFIASFIFNNTLSTISSITLIIADGTDDIDLGNITINGNRASCELEIEQEDNDCDLDGYPDGFDDDESCDDNNDEGDGGSDDETDASILEVSPRNGENEVSIDEEIEVRFACTLDEATVNNTTFSITDDLDNTISCTFDIEDDQVSCEHATNFDLNTVYTVTLSGITCNDATEIPETSWSFTTETEND, from the coding sequence ATGAAACACTTTTTTTACATTTTATTTTTATTGTTTATTTTAAATGCCTGCGGCAGCGCTGGTGGTGTGGAAGCCGGCAATCCACCCGACTTGCCCACAACGCGCAATGTTATTGGAACGCTTACCGGGCCTGGTGCATCCATCACGGCCACATCACGTACCATTGGCGATGATTGTGGGGCCGATACTTTAATTGCCACCAATTCACTAGCCGAAACAATAACAGCAAGCGTTGGAAGCGATTGCTCTTTCTCTATCACATTAGATATTGGCAAGGCATATGCGTTAGCTTTATTAAAAGATGATACTTTTATAGCCAGCTTCATTTTTAACAACACTCTCTCCACCATTAGTTCCATCACATTAATTATCGCAGACGGAACTGACGACATCGATTTAGGCAATATTACTATTAATGGTAACCGCGCCAGCTGCGAGCTAGAAATTGAGCAGGAAGATAATGATTGTGATTTGGATGGTTACCCCGATGGCTTCGATGATGACGAAAGTTGTGATGATAACAATGATGAAGGCGATGGCGGCAGCGATGACGAAACCGATGCTAGCATTTTGGAAGTATCTCCACGCAACGGAGAAAATGAGGTTTCAATTGATGAAGAAATTGAAGTACGCTTTGCTTGCACCTTAGACGAAGCCACAGTCAACAACACTACATTCTCTATTACAGACGATTTAGACAATACGATTAGCTGCACATTTGATATTGAAGACGACCAAGTTAGCTGTGAGCACGCCACCAATTTTGATTTAAACACTGTTTATACAGTAACTCTCAGTGGTATTACCTGTAACGACGCAACAGAAATTCCTGAAACGAGTTGGAGTTTTACTACAGAAACAGAAAACGATTAA
- a CDS encoding TIGR02147 family protein, producing MHKPPSISVFSYTNYREFLKDWYQATKSSRASMSFRTFSERGGFKSTNILKFVMEGKRNLTEDSIVKFATALKLNKQESDFFRNLVYMNQAESHDARDNHYKKMLQSKKYGNLKPIEKNQYEFYSAWYHPVVRELVCQDEYKGNIAWLLSRIHPSITETQALKSIEVLENLGFIRKKDGKYEQHETLITTGPESASIALHNYHQNMLTLAKELLPLVPAAKRDVSALTLGVASHKIPELKKKIREFREDILKFVSQDNKADEIVALTLQLFPLTK from the coding sequence ATGCACAAGCCTCCTTCCATCTCGGTTTTTAGCTACACCAACTACCGGGAATTTTTAAAAGACTGGTATCAGGCCACTAAAAGCAGCCGGGCCTCCATGTCGTTTAGAACTTTTTCGGAAAGAGGAGGATTTAAATCAACAAATATCCTGAAGTTTGTCATGGAAGGCAAACGCAACTTAACCGAAGATAGTATTGTTAAATTTGCAACAGCTCTCAAACTAAATAAACAGGAAAGCGATTTTTTTAGAAACTTGGTTTATATGAACCAGGCCGAAAGCCATGATGCCCGTGATAATCATTATAAAAAAATGCTGCAGTCTAAAAAATATGGAAACTTAAAACCAATCGAAAAAAACCAGTACGAATTTTACTCGGCCTGGTATCACCCGGTTGTTCGCGAGTTAGTTTGCCAGGACGAATACAAGGGAAACATAGCATGGCTCCTTTCTCGCATTCATCCCTCTATTACCGAAACTCAAGCGCTTAAATCGATAGAAGTTTTAGAAAATCTGGGTTTTATCCGTAAAAAAGATGGGAAATATGAACAACATGAAACTTTAATCACTACCGGGCCTGAGTCGGCGTCTATCGCTCTTCATAATTATCATCAAAACATGTTGACGCTAGCCAAAGAGCTCTTACCTCTTGTTCCAGCAGCTAAAAGAGATGTGAGTGCACTCACTCTGGGCGTAGCCTCACACAAAATACCCGAGCTTAAAAAGAAAATTCGGGAATTTCGTGAAGACATTTTAAAATTTGTATCGCAAGACAACAAAGCGGACGAAATTGTAGCCTTAACACTGCAACTTTTTCCATTAACAAAATAA
- the mscL gene encoding large conductance mechanosensitive channel protein MscL codes for MGLAKEFKEFAVKGNVMDMAVGVIVGGAFGKIITSLVGDVIMPPIGKLLGNLNFKDLFLSLDPTKTEGITSLAKAQETGAAVIAYGSFINTVLDFTIVAFCIFMMVKTINRLKREKPVEIVPTTKECPQCLSIIPIKATKCAHCTSTV; via the coding sequence ATGGGTCTCGCTAAAGAATTTAAGGAATTTGCAGTAAAAGGAAATGTAATGGACATGGCCGTGGGCGTCATTGTAGGCGGCGCTTTTGGAAAAATTATCACCTCGCTTGTAGGCGATGTGATTATGCCCCCCATCGGCAAACTATTGGGAAATCTCAATTTTAAGGATTTATTTTTAAGTTTAGACCCCACCAAAACTGAGGGTATTACTTCTCTTGCCAAAGCCCAAGAAACGGGCGCTGCTGTTATTGCCTACGGTTCATTTATCAACACCGTACTCGATTTTACTATTGTAGCCTTTTGCATTTTTATGATGGTAAAAACTATCAACCGTTTAAAACGCGAAAAACCGGTAGAAATTGTCCCTACTACTAAAGAATGCCCACAATGCTTAAGTATCATCCCTATTAAAGCCACAAAATGTGCCCATTGCACTTCTACAGTTTAA
- the sugE gene encoding quaternary ammonium compound efflux SMR transporter SugE: protein MKYWICLITAGLLEAVWVVGMKYTQGFTRLIPSVVTLGIMGISFYLLSYSMKAIPLGNAYAIWTSIGIVAGAIAGMFLFGEDKSVLKLICIGLILTGIIGLKLSSKN, encoded by the coding sequence ATGAAATACTGGATTTGCCTCATAACAGCAGGCTTACTAGAAGCCGTGTGGGTGGTGGGAATGAAATATACCCAAGGCTTTACGAGGCTTATTCCCAGTGTTGTAACTTTGGGAATTATGGGTATTAGCTTTTATCTACTCTCTTATTCTATGAAAGCAATACCACTGGGCAATGCTTATGCCATTTGGACATCTATTGGCATTGTTGCAGGCGCTATAGCCGGAATGTTTTTATTTGGTGAAGATAAAAGTGTTTTAAAACTGATATGTATTGGCCTTATTTTAACCGGCATTATAGGATTAAAACTAAGTTCTAAAAATTAA